AATGAGCAAGAGCGTCTATGCCGGGGCTGGATTCAGCAAATTTATCGCAATATTGGCCCGCGGCAGGATGTCCCTGCTCCGGATGTGGGGACCAACCCGCGTATGATGGGCTGGATGATGGATGAGTACTCGAAACTGGTAGGCCAGTTTACTCCCGGCGTAATTACGGGTAAACCGATTGGCGGCGGCGGTTCGCTGGGACGCACCGAAGCCACCGGCTTTGGGGTGGTTTACACGATCCGCGAGGCGTTAAATTATTTAAATATGGATCCACAGAACGCAATCGCGGCGGTTCAGGGCTTCGGCAATGTGGCGCAATATGCCGCCATCGGGCTTAATGAGATGGGCGGACAAGTGGCCTGTGTTTCGTACTGGGATCGTGACGATCAGAAACCCTACACGGTCAGCAGCAAAGATGGCATTGACCCGGTGTTTTTGCAATCGATTACCGATGTATACGGCACGATTGATAAAGATAAAGCCCGCGATTCAGGCTATGTGATCGAAGACGAGCAGGCCTGGATTACGAAAGAAGCGGATATTCTGATTCCCTCGGCACTGGAGGGACAGGTGAATGCCGAAACGGTGCAGAATATCAGCAGCCGCGTGAAGATTGTTGCCGAGGGCGCTAATGGCCCGACAACCCCCGAAGCTGATGAGTATTTCAAGAATCGGAACGTTTTCAATATCCCCGATTTCTTGTGCAACGCGGGCGGTGTGACGGTTTCTTACTTTGAGAGTGTTCAGAACGATATGAACTTCTACTGGGGCCGCGACGAAGTACTCAGCAAGCTCGATGACAAGATGACCAAGGCCTTCCACGACGTTTTGGAGATGTCTCAGCGCGAGCGTGTGTATATGCGTGATGCTGCCTATATGGTTGCGATTGAAAAAGTTGTCAAAGCAATGGAATTGAGGGGCTGGTTGTAAATACAGGTTTTTGCATTTCAAAAAAGAGCATGGGATTTCCTATGCTCTTTTTATATTCTCAAAAGCCAGTTGCACCACTTTAAAAAAACAGCTACAATTTAGCTATGTTGCTTACTCAAGCCACAATGTATGGGTTCTTGTTCGTCGGTATGATCAGTATGACAGTGTTGGCGGCGTTTTATCTGCGGCGGCGGCACTTATCATTTTTTGCATATACCGCCTGGGGGTTAGTCGCGCTCGTGTTCCCGTTGGTTGGCCCATTTTTGGTCATCTGGTGCCGGCCGGGACATAGTCGAAGTACCGGCGCATAAACACTTCCTAAACAAGGAGTACAAAGATGAAGCAAGATCGAGCACTACTCGGTATTTTAGGGGTGATTATTATCTTGGTGATTGTTTCGCTGGCGCTGTTCTTCTTGCGCGGCGGCGAATTGGAATATGGCCCGGAAGATACGCCAGAAGGGGTGGTGCGCAATTACGTATTGGCTCTCCATAAAGAAGATTATGAACGCGCATACGGCTATTTGCAATCGGAAGACCACAAGCCTACTCTGGCCGAATTTCGTCAGGATATTATCAGCGCAGCCTGGGAATTGGATAATAATGGCTTGCAAATTGGAGCCGTTGATATTCAAGAGAATGAGGCTGTCGTGCGCCTGACAATTACCCACGGCGGGACAGCCCCCTTTGAAAGTACCTGGAACGAAAGCAATGATGCCTGGCTGAGTCTGCAAGCTGGCGCGTGGAAACTCACCTACATGCCTTACCCATATTGGGGTTGGGGATGGTATCAGGAAACGGAATAGGAGATTTATTATGCAAACCGTTCGCCGTGTATACCGTTATCTGATTGCGTTTATCAGTCTGGAAGTAATGATTTGGGGAATCATCCAACTTGCGCGCACAACCTTTTCCAGGGAGCTGATCGGCAGCACAGCTACCCAATTAGCCAGCGCATTATCTTTTATTTTTGTGGGAATTCCTGTTTTCTTGTTGCATTGGATTCCTGCCCAACGTAGCGCCGCCACCGATAGCGAAGAATATTCAAGCCGCGTTCGGGCGTGGTTTTTGTATGGCGCGCTGCTGAGTACATTGATCCCTGTGGCGCAAAATGGGTTGGCGTTGATTAACCGCGTTGGCTTGAGTCTGATAGATATTCCCGTGGAACGCGCTATTTTTGGCGGCTCACAGAATTGGGCCGACAATCTGATAGCTATGCTCGTCAATGCGTTGGTGGCTGGCTATATTTTTCGTGTCACTCGTCAGAATTGGGAGAAAACTCCACCCGGCAGCGCCTTCTCTGAAACACGTCGGCTGTATCGCTATCTTTGG
This DNA window, taken from Chloroflexota bacterium, encodes the following:
- a CDS encoding Glu/Leu/Phe/Val dehydrogenase; the encoded protein is MTEQINAFKMAQAQFDHVAEMLNLDPQAAEMLRWPSREFRFQIPVKMDDGSIRVFFGYRVQHSDVRGPSKGGIRFHSSETLDTVRALAMWMTWKTAVADIPLGGGKGGVAVDSATLSINEQERLCRGWIQQIYRNIGPRQDVPAPDVGTNPRMMGWMMDEYSKLVGQFTPGVITGKPIGGGGSLGRTEATGFGVVYTIREALNYLNMDPQNAIAAVQGFGNVAQYAAIGLNEMGGQVACVSYWDRDDQKPYTVSSKDGIDPVFLQSITDVYGTIDKDKARDSGYVIEDEQAWITKEADILIPSALEGQVNAETVQNISSRVKIVAEGANGPTTPEADEYFKNRNVFNIPDFLCNAGGVTVSYFESVQNDMNFYWGRDEVLSKLDDKMTKAFHDVLEMSQRERVYMRDAAYMVAIEKVVKAMELRGWL